One Halalkalicoccus sp. NIPERK01 genomic region harbors:
- a CDS encoding mandelate racemase/muconate lactonizing enzyme family protein encodes MRVEEFSLALETPLSTAAGEIVRREGVAVRIGGGVGEATPLPGWTESLEECREALSGIDDPEAALADLDDRPATRHALSLALMDRDAREKGVSLSSHLGGSSDSGETVPVNATVGDASPEETAEAAREAVENGFGTVKCKVGARPVDEDIERVRAIREAVGPDPALRLDANGGWSREGAAHALGELADIGIEYVEQPLAADDVAGHRDLPSTVPIALDESLAGRTVEGIEGLADAADVFVLKPMALGGIDRVVELGRRLGDVVVTTTIDAVIARTAAVHAAAALGVERACGLATADLLERDLAPDPAPVRDGAISVPTGPGLGTDGPWNGGGADA; translated from the coding sequence ATGAGGGTCGAGGAGTTCTCCCTGGCCCTCGAAACGCCGCTCTCGACCGCCGCGGGCGAGATAGTTCGTCGGGAGGGGGTCGCCGTCCGTATCGGAGGCGGCGTCGGCGAGGCCACCCCGCTCCCGGGTTGGACCGAATCGCTCGAGGAGTGCCGGGAGGCCCTGTCGGGGATCGACGACCCCGAAGCCGCCCTTGCGGACCTCGACGACCGTCCGGCGACGCGCCACGCCCTCTCGCTCGCGCTCATGGATCGAGACGCCCGCGAGAAGGGGGTGTCGCTCTCCAGCCATCTCGGCGGGAGCAGTGACTCGGGCGAAACGGTCCCGGTCAACGCGACGGTCGGCGACGCCTCCCCCGAGGAGACCGCCGAGGCCGCCCGCGAGGCCGTCGAGAACGGGTTCGGGACGGTCAAGTGCAAGGTCGGCGCGCGGCCCGTAGACGAAGACATCGAACGGGTTCGCGCGATCCGCGAGGCGGTCGGCCCCGACCCCGCGCTCCGCCTCGACGCGAACGGCGGGTGGAGCCGCGAGGGGGCCGCACACGCGCTCGGCGAACTGGCCGACATCGGAATCGAGTACGTCGAACAGCCCCTCGCGGCCGACGACGTCGCCGGCCACCGCGACCTCCCCTCGACCGTGCCGATCGCGCTCGACGAGTCGCTCGCCGGACGCACGGTCGAGGGGATCGAGGGACTGGCCGACGCCGCCGACGTCTTCGTCCTGAAGCCGATGGCGCTCGGCGGGATCGATCGGGTCGTCGAACTGGGCCGGCGACTCGGGGACGTGGTCGTCACGACGACGATCGACGCCGTGATCGCCCGCACGGCGGCGGTCCACGCCGCCGCGGCGCTCGGGGTCGAGCGCGCCTGCGGGCTCGCGACCGCGGACCTCCTCGAACGGGACCTCGCGCCCGATCCCGCGCCCGTCCGCGACGGGGCGATTTCGGTCCCGACGGGGCCGGGACTCGGGACCGACGGCCCGTGGAATGGGGGTGGGGCGGATGCGTGA
- a CDS encoding class I adenylate-forming enzyme family protein, whose product MRDPVSYQRHAAPDSAALLDAETGEEWTYDDLDRAVERRAGRLWSLGLRPGDQLGVLADTAPEFARLVHAAWRIGAVFAPLNTRLPEAELRAQVERLSLAALVTDEPYTDRARAVADAPVISFPALAEAAPAEFVAEDPPLGSPRTMLFTSGTTGEPKAVVLTGRNLLASAVASAFRLGVLPDDRWYDPLSGYHMGGLAPIVRSALYGTCVVLPGEFDAEDARSHLHEHGITGVSLVPTMLSRLLDMGEFPDSLRFVLTGGAPTTPELIARCERRGVPIHPTYGMTETASQVATARPTEAFANPKRAGRPLAFTRVRALDGNEPLPTSEPGELVVSGPAVMTGYYDDPEANERVFGPHGFRTGDLGVVEEDGSIRVLGRVDDAVITGGENVHPAEVARVLRSHPRVAECAVVGLPDPEWGERVCALVVGEASEGEIRGFLEGRLAGYKRPKTIAFSDSLPRTASGTVDRGAVRETLSARSERLE is encoded by the coding sequence ATGCGTGATCCCGTCAGCTACCAGCGCCACGCCGCGCCCGATTCCGCGGCGCTGCTCGACGCCGAAACCGGCGAGGAGTGGACCTACGACGACCTCGACCGGGCGGTCGAGCGGCGTGCGGGTCGGCTGTGGTCACTCGGTCTGCGGCCGGGCGATCAACTCGGCGTGCTCGCGGACACCGCCCCCGAGTTCGCCCGCCTCGTCCACGCGGCGTGGCGGATCGGCGCGGTGTTCGCCCCGCTCAACACCCGGCTTCCCGAGGCGGAGCTTCGTGCACAGGTCGAACGCCTCTCCCTCGCGGCGCTCGTGACCGACGAGCCGTACACGGACCGGGCCCGGGCGGTCGCCGACGCCCCCGTCATCTCGTTTCCGGCGCTCGCCGAGGCGGCGCCCGCCGAGTTCGTCGCCGAGGACCCGCCGCTTGGATCCCCGCGGACCATGCTCTTCACCTCGGGAACGACAGGCGAGCCGAAGGCGGTCGTCCTCACCGGCCGGAACCTGCTCGCGAGCGCCGTCGCCTCGGCGTTCCGCCTCGGGGTGCTCCCCGACGACCGCTGGTACGATCCGCTTTCGGGCTACCACATGGGCGGGCTCGCGCCGATCGTCCGCTCGGCGCTCTACGGGACCTGTGTCGTGCTCCCGGGCGAGTTCGACGCCGAGGACGCGCGCTCGCACCTCCACGAGCACGGGATCACGGGCGTCTCGCTCGTTCCGACGATGCTCTCCCGGCTGCTCGACATGGGCGAGTTCCCCGACTCGCTGCGGTTCGTCCTGACGGGTGGCGCACCGACGACTCCCGAACTGATCGCCCGCTGCGAGCGCCGCGGGGTGCCGATCCACCCCACCTACGGCATGACCGAGACGGCCTCGCAGGTCGCGACCGCCCGGCCCACGGAGGCCTTCGCGAATCCGAAGCGCGCCGGCCGTCCCCTCGCGTTCACCCGCGTTCGGGCGCTCGACGGGAACGAACCGCTTCCGACGAGTGAACCCGGCGAACTCGTCGTTTCGGGCCCCGCGGTGATGACGGGCTACTACGACGATCCCGAGGCAAACGAGCGGGTTTTCGGCCCGCACGGCTTCCGAACCGGCGACCTCGGCGTCGTCGAGGAGGACGGCTCGATCCGCGTGCTCGGGCGGGTCGACGACGCGGTCATCACCGGCGGCGAGAACGTCCACCCCGCCGAGGTCGCCCGCGTTCTGCGTTCTCATCCCCGGGTCGCCGAGTGTGCGGTCGTCGGCCTGCCCGACCCCGAGTGGGGCGAGCGCGTCTGTGCGCTGGTCGTCGGCGAGGCGAGCGAAGGGGAGATCAGGGGGTTCCTCGAGGGACGGCTCGCGGGCTACAAGCGTCCCAAGACGATCGCCTTTTCCGACTCGCTACCCCGAACCGCCTCGGGCACGGTCGACCGCGGGGCCGTCCGCGAGACCCTCTCCGCTCGCTCAGAGCGCCTCGAGTAG
- a CDS encoding 1,4-dihydroxy-2-naphthoate polyprenyltransferase, translated as MSTVDVSRRKAWLMAARPQTLPVAAAPILVGVGLAFEDGVLSPLPALAAFVGATLIQIGTNFANDYYDAIKGADTEDREGFTRVTQSGLIDPEEVRRAMVLTFALAILVGVYLVYVGGVPILVVGLASVASGIAYTGGPYPYGYRGLGDLFVFVFFGLVAVTGTYYVQAAAALAGPFPPWMPPGTITVEAVVASLPIAALATAVLVVNNVRDLETDRETGKRTLAVMLGYRFSRAEYAALFALAYATPLWFLLSGFGLPVLLPYLSLPYAVLLVRTLLTETSGEALNPALERTGKLLAAFAALFAVGLVVG; from the coding sequence ATGAGTACGGTCGACGTCTCCCGGCGGAAAGCGTGGCTGATGGCCGCCCGCCCGCAGACGCTCCCGGTGGCCGCGGCCCCGATCCTCGTCGGGGTCGGACTCGCCTTCGAGGACGGCGTTCTCTCGCCCCTGCCGGCGCTCGCGGCGTTCGTTGGCGCGACGCTGATCCAGATCGGGACGAACTTCGCGAACGACTACTACGACGCGATCAAGGGCGCCGACACCGAGGATCGGGAGGGCTTTACTCGAGTGACTCAGTCGGGCCTGATCGACCCCGAGGAGGTCAGGCGCGCGATGGTCCTCACCTTCGCGCTCGCGATCCTCGTCGGGGTCTACCTCGTCTACGTCGGCGGCGTCCCGATCCTCGTCGTCGGCCTCGCGAGCGTCGCCTCGGGGATCGCCTACACCGGCGGACCGTACCCCTACGGCTACCGCGGGCTCGGCGACCTCTTCGTGTTCGTCTTCTTCGGGCTGGTCGCCGTCACCGGAACCTACTACGTGCAGGCCGCCGCCGCCCTCGCCGGGCCGTTCCCGCCGTGGATGCCCCCCGGGACGATCACCGTCGAGGCGGTCGTCGCCAGCCTGCCGATCGCCGCGCTCGCGACGGCCGTGCTGGTCGTCAACAACGTCCGGGACCTCGAGACCGACCGCGAGACCGGCAAGCGCACCCTCGCGGTGATGCTCGGCTACCGCTTCAGCAGGGCCGAGTACGCCGCGCTGTTCGCGCTCGCGTACGCCACCCCGCTGTGGTTCCTCCTCTCGGGCTTCGGCCTTCCGGTCCTCCTGCCGTACCTCTCCCTCCCCTACGCCGTGCTGTTGGTCCGGACGCTGCTCACGGAGACCTCGGGCGAGGCGCTCAACCCGGCGCTCGAACGCACCGGCAAGCTGCTCGCGGCCTTCGCCGCGCTCTTCGCGGTCGGGCTGGTGGTCGGATGA